A DNA window from Tachysurus fulvidraco isolate hzauxx_2018 chromosome 4, HZAU_PFXX_2.0, whole genome shotgun sequence contains the following coding sequences:
- the cep44 gene encoding centrosomal protein of 44 kDa isoform X1 has protein sequence MSTGDVKGGLRKLQASLRSVKYPRDVDYQGLAKGDPSCCLPIVSYVFTSFSTSVAEHLVEHGIELAGKNDLSFVESVYKVLRDLFSYKPLLTKQQFLQFGFAERKLALLCDIVGFVLDKHKQLTKGSKSAGVLRRRQLSHSDSKSVDCSPPRETQKTPSQKIVSSRSLVERHPRLQRSPAHLSLSSDQDENEEHRQKPHDQYVPQPAAHTECVSESRLRAVEAGLQQCVCRLEQQLSKLDTRVQELEKSTAGKIYIERSAWEELENRVLLLETGLTLTRAQGPMRTGGVMSLEGSPHHDESVVMEWVKEHQTSPANQVSSSSEENIKERLERIASMMKDTSSLLKSIEPSI, from the exons ATGTCTACAGGTGATGTGAAGGGAGGTCTGAGGAAGCTGCAGGCATCTCTCAGATCTGTAAAATACCCCAGAGATGTGGACTATCAGGG CTTAGCTAAAGGAGATCCGTCATGCTGCCTGCCCATCGTCAGTTATGTCTTCACCTCCTTCTCCACCTCCGTGGCTGAACACCTGGTGGAACACGGCATCGAGCTCGCAGGAAAAAACGACCTGAGCTTCGTGGAGTCCGTTTACAAG gtccTGCGTGATCTCTTCAGTTACAAACCCCTGTTAACTAAGCAGCAATTCCTGCAGTTCGGTTTCGCCGAAAGAAAGCTCGCTCTTCTCTGCGACATCGTCGGCTTCGTCctggacaaacacaaacagctcaCTAAAGGCTctaag TCTGCTGGTGTGCTGAGGAGGAGGCAGCTCTCTCACTCCGACTCCAAATCTGTGGACTGTTCTCCACCCAGAGAGACCCAGAAGACACCAAGCCAGAAA ATCGTTTCGAGCCGGTCGCTGGTGGAAAGGCACCCGAGACTCCAGAGATCTCCAGCACACCTCAGCTTGTCCTCAGATCAGGATGAGAACGAGGAGCACAGGCAGAAACCTCACGACCAATATGTTCCTCAACCTGCTGCTCACACA GAGTGTGTGTCGGAGAGCAGGTTGCGAGCAGTGGAGGCCGgtctgcagcagtgtgtgtgcaggctggAGCAGCAGCTGAGCAAGCTGGACACCAGAGTGCAGGAACTGGAGAAGAGCACAGCTGGAAAGATCTATATAGAGCGCAGTGCATGGGAGGAGCTGGAGAACCGGGTACTGCTGCTGGAGACCGGACTGACGTTAACCCGAGCTCAG GGCCCGATGAGAACGGGTGGGGTTATGAGTTTGGAAGGGAGCCCACATCATGATGAGAGTG TAGTTATGGAGTGGGTTAAAGAGCACCAAACCTCACCAGCTAACCAAGTGTCATCATCTTCAGAG GAGAATATTAAAGAGAGACTGGAGAGAATAGCCAGTAT GATGAAGGACACATCCAGCCTCCTGAAGAGCATCGAGCCGTCGATATAA
- the cep44 gene encoding centrosomal protein of 44 kDa isoform X2 has product MSTGDVKGGLRKLQASLRSVKYPRDVDYQGLAKGDPSCCLPIVSYVFTSFSTSVAEHLVEHGIELAGKNDLSFVESVYKVLRDLFSYKPLLTKQQFLQFGFAERKLALLCDIVGFVLDKHKQLTKGSKSAGVLRRRQLSHSDSKSVDCSPPRETQKTPSQKIVSSRSLVERHPRLQRSPAHLSLSSDQDENEEHRQKPHDQYVPQPAAHTECVSESRLRAVEAGLQQCVCRLEQQLSKLDTRVQELEKSTAGKIYIERSAWEELENRVLLLETGLTLTRAQGPMRTGGVMSLEGSPHHDESVMEWVKEHQTSPANQVSSSSEENIKERLERIASMMKDTSSLLKSIEPSI; this is encoded by the exons ATGTCTACAGGTGATGTGAAGGGAGGTCTGAGGAAGCTGCAGGCATCTCTCAGATCTGTAAAATACCCCAGAGATGTGGACTATCAGGG CTTAGCTAAAGGAGATCCGTCATGCTGCCTGCCCATCGTCAGTTATGTCTTCACCTCCTTCTCCACCTCCGTGGCTGAACACCTGGTGGAACACGGCATCGAGCTCGCAGGAAAAAACGACCTGAGCTTCGTGGAGTCCGTTTACAAG gtccTGCGTGATCTCTTCAGTTACAAACCCCTGTTAACTAAGCAGCAATTCCTGCAGTTCGGTTTCGCCGAAAGAAAGCTCGCTCTTCTCTGCGACATCGTCGGCTTCGTCctggacaaacacaaacagctcaCTAAAGGCTctaag TCTGCTGGTGTGCTGAGGAGGAGGCAGCTCTCTCACTCCGACTCCAAATCTGTGGACTGTTCTCCACCCAGAGAGACCCAGAAGACACCAAGCCAGAAA ATCGTTTCGAGCCGGTCGCTGGTGGAAAGGCACCCGAGACTCCAGAGATCTCCAGCACACCTCAGCTTGTCCTCAGATCAGGATGAGAACGAGGAGCACAGGCAGAAACCTCACGACCAATATGTTCCTCAACCTGCTGCTCACACA GAGTGTGTGTCGGAGAGCAGGTTGCGAGCAGTGGAGGCCGgtctgcagcagtgtgtgtgcaggctggAGCAGCAGCTGAGCAAGCTGGACACCAGAGTGCAGGAACTGGAGAAGAGCACAGCTGGAAAGATCTATATAGAGCGCAGTGCATGGGAGGAGCTGGAGAACCGGGTACTGCTGCTGGAGACCGGACTGACGTTAACCCGAGCTCAG GGCCCGATGAGAACGGGTGGGGTTATGAGTTTGGAAGGGAGCCCACATCATGATGAGAGTG TTATGGAGTGGGTTAAAGAGCACCAAACCTCACCAGCTAACCAAGTGTCATCATCTTCAGAG GAGAATATTAAAGAGAGACTGGAGAGAATAGCCAGTAT GATGAAGGACACATCCAGCCTCCTGAAGAGCATCGAGCCGTCGATATAA